The genomic interval ttttacattatttaaatccCTTCTTTCGAAATGCACTGTGACGTCTTCACGCAGAAGGCATTATgcgtcttgtgtttttttcgATTCTCACGACAGCTACTAATATGTACTAATATTTTGCACGTAAAATGAATATCTGGTTGATGTTGACTAAATCGCCTGCTAAAAACCAATGTTTACATCAGGATAACTCGTTAGCTAATAGGGAAAAGTTAACAAACTAAATTCGTTTTCCGGTTGGTTTGGCAACTTTTCTGAGGTTACTTCCAAATCATTGATAGTTCTCAGCACATATTTAGGATATATTAAAAGCACTCGGAGTACAGCAATAAACCACAATACATCAAACTTACACATTAAGTGAACTCACAATGCGGTTTATTGCTGTACTCCGACATTCAGCCAGGCAGCATGGCTCAACTAGCTAGAAGATGAGAAGACACGCAATAGTGAGGTGTAAAGTTTCTTTTCCACTTCCTGCTTAGTGCTACGATATTATTTAGGCTACTGCTCCGCGCATAGTTTGAAGTTCCTTTTGAGCGTTTCTGGAATCGAATGCCAGCTCTGTAGCtctatgcatgtttgttttgattttactTGATTAGaccatttcatattttacacGAACAATAGCCACGTTCGCATACCACGTGGTACCTataataaaaagagaaacaggataACAGAAACATTTCCAAGACTTATCTCCATTGTGGTCCCTTATACAATACCAAATTGTTTATTCCTTTTCAAATATCTgcataaaattttaaataatctcAATGATAGTACATCTAACACAAATGTGAgagaaaatattattattggCAGTTCTGGATCTAAATCTGAAGTCAAATGCTGATGCAAAGTTTCACTTGAGACATTGGATGTACATCAAGTGTGTTCTTATTAGATTACATCCGAGTTTATTTacaaaagagaaacagcaaaTATGAGATTTGGGgaaaaagttaaatatttattaaaaccatataaaaatacattcattttctatcaaaaatatatataatctttttttaaaaatataaaatgtgcaaaaaaccATTTCCACATTTAGCACCCGTACACAAGTTTGGTCTGTAGGTTGGAATTAAACCCCACATCTTTTAAAGTTCAGTTTCTTTGATACAAggttttgatatattttgattCGAAGGAACTGATTTCTCGTCAGCAGCAGAAGTAGTCTTTGGCTCAGTCTCTGATATTTCCTCCACTTTGTACTTTGTAAAATTGGTGTTCCAAAAGCctagccagagagagaagagtcttcagaactttggacaaaaaatataatattttattcgACAGGGGCTTGTTGTAGCCTGAGAAGTGTACCttgtcctctctgctcttggGACTGTTTCAGCTTCTCTTCATTGCTGCTCTTCGATCTGCTGCTCTCTACGGACTGATCAGACTCTTCATTCTCTGTGGTGGTGAGGGGGGTATTGGTGGGTCAAGCCGTGCCATCATCAATATATAGCAAATGTATTTAGTGTCTGTGATGTGTCCCATATCAGTGGCTTCGCCATTTGTTGACACAGTGTGAGAATTTTTACCTTTCTTCCAGGCGATGTGCGCTCTCCTGAGGCGGAGTAGGAAAAATGCAAGTACCACGACTAGGCAAATAATGAGGAATGTGACCAGAAACACCAACAGGGCTGAATTTCccctttcatgttttctttcatcCCAGCCTTTATCTTCAAatcataaacatacacacacaagtcatTATCTTCTGAATCACGTCCAAAAAGATGCATAGCCTAAGATTACTTTTAAAttagaaacataaaacaatgaaataatgacTTGTTAATTTAAGGTTAAGGTTTATCAAACAAGCACGCTAAGGTAGGACTTATGCCAGTCAAAGGTTTGAACACacctattttttgtttattgttgttttctttaaggtatcaaaacaacagaataatACATGTATTATGCTCTATCCCCAATTTGAAATCCTTCAGTGTAGGCATCCTTTACTTTAATGACAGTTTTGCGTGCTCTTGGTGTTCAGTTAACCAGCTTCATGGGGTAATCCAACATTGGTGCTTAgattattttagattaaaatgccttaaGAACTATGAAATTTGATCCAAACCTTTGACTGGTAATGTATAAATCAGATTAATTTTCATGAAGTGTGATGTAAAGTATGTATCAGATTGGTAGACTTTCTCACCCGCAGTGAAGTTGGATGGGATTGTGCTGAAATTTGCTATAGCACCCTCAGTGGATTCAGTTATTTCATTTACTGCAATGAGACATTTCAGATTGGATATCAGTAATGATGACAGGGACTGGACTGTACACACCGGgtcacaaatataaataagaaCATTGTGTTAGGCTTCTGCGTTAACGTAACAGATACATTTAGTGTTGTTAGCAGTCACTCTTACCCTTTGTGCTATTGCGAGAAGTGGTGCCGACATGAGTTCTTTGTTCATTTGTGGTTTTTGACTCTGAGTGGCTGTCAGTAGAAGCTGAAACAGAGACaatttactaaataaaaataacgtTGAGCAATCAATATTACAATACTTGGTAAAACGTCTTATATTGGTTTATGATGAGTGGAGAGTTGATATCTATGGGAAATTATTATTGGACTACATGCAATTAGAAAAGTAACCAGGAGATGGAGTAAAAGTCAGCTAAAAAAGACTTCCAACGCAGTTTACCGGGTAGTTTGATATGTCTGTTTTATCTCTGTAAATGTttgaaagttttaattaaatgtttgcatgcatgcctCCACTGATTGTATTTAGCATAGCTATCCAGTTAATTGAAAAGGTTTTTAGGACATGATCACATCAGGTTTTGTATTTCACTGGCTGACCATTGTTACAAATTACTCATGCTTACTTTTTCTGCTGATGCGTGGGACAAGTGTTGGAGTGATCAGTGTTGTAGTTGATCCAAGTGTGGTACCTAAATGTTCCGATATGGTGCTTGTTTCCATAGCTGTCAAAAGAGACAACCCATTAGGGATGTGCCAATATCATTATTGAACTGAGATATTGTATTTCATTCATTGCATTCAAAAGTTAATAAACACCCTTTCTTAAAATTTCTTCTTTGACTAAACCCTCTGTAACTCCAGCAAGTGCTAAAGTGCTATCTTCATGTGATTTATGGTGAAAGCCAAAATAAAGAGGAAACTACCAGAGACTCCTGTGAACTGTGCTTTCCCTTGCGCTCAAAGACCAAATAAAATCCCCTACTAAATTTCATTTCCTAATTATGAGAAAATGCCTATTGATATCCAGTGCCATGCAAAAAGTGATAtcctttgttgttttcataaaCGGAATGTGTGCTTACCATGGTTTTCTAAGTGGATGAAGTTCACCAGCGGTGGACCGGGCAGAGCCAAATGCTGGACCAAGCATTTCACTGTAACTCTTCTCTTATGAATCTTTACAGTCAGGAGACTTTCTGTCATGTATTTCTTGGATACATTTTCCCACACATTGTTTGGTATAGCTGTAAGTAAAGAAGTTATATTCTTAGCTAAGAGTCATGGTTAGCGCTATGTGTAATAACAATTTTCAGATCGGTTtacaatattttctgttcagtttattttaactTCAGCATTTTGTTTCCACCAGTGGACTGTTGTTCCATTACTGACTGTCTTTGAATGACCTCAGAAAGCTTtgttcctgtattttctggGGGCTGTTTTGAGAGTAGGTGGTTTGTGGGGGTGGATCAGCAGAGTAAACCTCCAATTATAAATTTGACTGCATATGTCCACTCTTCTATCAATTTGGGTGTGCACCACAAACCACAGTTTTGTATGTACTATAACTTTGTGATTCTTGTTTGGTGTTGTTCAGATGTAGTCTGAGGACAAGTTTCTGAGTAAGTGATGCTGTGCTTACCTTCAATCTCTAAGCCACTGGTCAGAAGCCATGAGAGTTTGGGTGGATGGCCATGTGCTGAAGCTGAGCATTTAATAAGTGTTTTATCCTCATGCTGTGCCATTTCCAGCTTTGGAGCACCTAGGATTTTAGAAATTTCCACAAAATGACTTCATTTATAAATTATTAGAATAATTGGCCATAACATAAACCAGAAGGGACAAACCTCAGTCAAAAAGAGCCATAGGTATgcaatttaatgtttaatgtttgcatTATTCAGTGCACATGGAACCAAACATTCAGCTAATGAGCTTAATTAGTTAAatctttataaataatattcagTACTGTAGCCCATATGACTGGAGTTTAATAActatttttgtttctgaatttaGCAGGTATTAAttaaagaaggagaaaaaaaaagtttatactCACTCACAACTATTACTTTATATCTTTTTGTGAGTACTGGATTGGTGTATTGTAGACATTTGTAAATGCCTCCATCTCTAAATGTGACATTGGATATAGATATTGAAACTTTTGACTGGGTTAAAGTCACTTGGCTTCTTGGGTCTTTCAAGACTGCAGATcaacacaaaagaacaaagtagGTTAGGCATAGTCCAAAGCTAAACTGATTTTCAATTAAGAC from Electrophorus electricus isolate fEleEle1 chromosome 17, fEleEle1.pri, whole genome shotgun sequence carries:
- the LOC113579034 gene encoding cytotoxic and regulatory T-cell molecule; this translates as MKVLFIYTLLLIVGGIMQCQAWKKITVIEGNTLSLTCPCKNINRDDHVEWRNPSDLLIFFNSNKVLKDPRSQVTLTQSKVSISISNVTFRDGGIYKCLQYTNPVLTKRYKVIVVSAPKLEMAQHEDKTLIKCSASAHGHPPKLSWLLTSGLEIEAIPNNVWENVSKKYMTESLLTVKIHKRRVTVKCLVQHLALPGPPLVNFIHLENHAMETSTISEHLGTTLGSTTTLITPTLVPRISRKTSTDSHSESKTTNEQRTHVGTTSRNSTKVNEITESTEGAIANFSTIPSNFTADKGWDERKHERGNSALLVFLVTFLIICLVVVLAFFLLRLRRAHIAWKKENEESDQSVESSRSKSSNEEKLKQSQEQRGQGFWNTNFTKYKVEEISETEPKTTSAADEKSVPSNQNISKPCIKETEL